From the genome of Silurus meridionalis isolate SWU-2019-XX chromosome 12, ASM1480568v1, whole genome shotgun sequence, one region includes:
- the rab2a gene encoding ras-related protein Rab-2A: MAYAYLFKYIIIGDTGVGKSCLLLQFTDKRFQPVHDLTIGVEFGARMITIDGKQIKLQIWDTAGQESFRSITRSYYRGAAGALLVYDITRRDTFNHLTTWLEDARQHSNSNMVIMLIGNKSDLESRREVKKEEGEAFAREHGLIFMETSAKTASNVEEAFINTAKEIYEKIQEGVFDINNEANGIKIGPQHAATNSTLAGGQGGQQAGGGCC; the protein is encoded by the exons ATGGCGTACGCGTACCTCTTCAAATACATCATTATCGGagatacag gtgtggGGAAATCCTGTCTTTTATTACAGTTCACAGATAAACGCTTCCAGCCTGTGCACGACCTCACCATTG GTGTAGAGTTTGGAGCACGGATGATCACCATAGATGGCAAACAGATAAAGCTTCAAATCTGGGACACG gccGGTCAGGAGTCGTTCCGTTCCATCACCAGGTCTTACTACAGAGGAGCCGCCGGAGCTCTACTCGTCTATGACATCACAag AAGGGACACCTTTAATCACCTGACCACCTGGTTAGAAGACGCTCGTCAACATTCCAACTCCAACATGGTCATCATGCTGATCGGGAATAAGAG tgaTTTGGAGTCGAGGAGAGAGGTGAAGAAGGAGGAGGGAGAGGCCTTCGCTCGGGAACACGGCCTAATCTTCATGGAGACTTCAGCCAAGACCGCCTCCAATGTAGAggag gcATTTATCAACACAGCTAAGGAGATTTATGAGAAGATTCAGGAGGGCGTGTTCGACATCAACAACGAG gcGAATGGGATCAAAATCGGGCCGCAGCACGCTGCCACTAACTCCACACTGGCTGGAGGACAGGGAGGACAGCAGGCTGGGGGAGGCTGCTGCTGA